One Pseudobacteroides sp. genomic region harbors:
- a CDS encoding WecB/TagA/CpsF family glycosyltransferase, producing MRNTVDILGVPVDKLNMRQSVNTVTAFLSQNKLHAVYTPNAEIMMEAHRNPYLKDILCQADLLVADGAGVVLASKILGLGLPERVAGFDLIKNLFAEAENIKMRFFLFGGKPGIAEEAEKYLLANYKNIEVVGVRSGYFSSSEEKEIIDQINSSKADILLVALGAPKQEIWIHEHKRLLNAKVCIGVGGSLDILSGNVKRAPEFFQKYGLEWFYRLCKEPWRYKRMMDLPRFIMKVLQVRLSSKKSKTV from the coding sequence ATGAGAAATACTGTAGACATTTTAGGTGTACCTGTTGATAAACTTAATATGAGACAATCCGTCAACACTGTAACGGCATTCTTATCTCAGAATAAACTTCATGCCGTGTATACACCCAATGCGGAAATAATGATGGAGGCCCACAGGAACCCATATCTTAAAGATATTCTGTGTCAAGCCGATTTACTTGTTGCAGATGGTGCAGGAGTGGTGTTGGCATCAAAAATATTAGGGCTTGGCCTTCCCGAAAGGGTTGCAGGCTTTGATCTCATAAAAAATCTATTTGCCGAAGCAGAAAATATCAAAATGAGGTTCTTTCTCTTTGGAGGTAAGCCGGGCATAGCTGAGGAAGCAGAAAAATACCTTTTAGCCAATTATAAGAATATTGAGGTTGTAGGCGTGCGGAGCGGTTATTTTAGTAGCTCTGAGGAAAAAGAGATTATTGATCAGATTAATTCGTCCAAAGCAGACATCCTGCTTGTAGCCCTTGGTGCCCCCAAACAGGAAATATGGATTCATGAGCACAAACGCCTCCTGAATGCTAAGGTTTGCATTGGAGTGGGAGGTAGCCTTGATATACTGTCAGGCAATGTAAAAAGGGCACCTGAGTTCTTCCAAAAGTATGGTCTTGAATGGTTTTACAGGCTTTGCAAGGAGCCTTGGAGGTATAAGCGGATGATGGATTTACCGAGGTTTATTATGAAAGTATTGCAGGTTCGACTTTCTTCAAAGAAAAGTAAAACAGTATAA
- a CDS encoding YitT family protein: protein MKKIFSGIKTNAFWKNSLLIVLGSLITAVSISVFMVPYKIAPGGVSGIATVIYYLTSQKFPVGAIMLVLNIPLFVFGFKFIGRKFIVRTFFSTILLSVFIDFLEPYTRYFVDNYLVKVEPTPSVPDLFLYSIFGGFLMGLGLGMVFKAGATTGGSDLAARIANHFIANLTMGQLIMIIDTAIIICATIAFNSFHLGMYAIITLYISSKVIDAVLEGVNFAKSVLIISDKSDEIAARIMDVMDRGVTALRGIGMYTGKDKNVLLCIVHRGQLQQLKEIIMELDSNSFIILTDIREVLGEGFKTYDGN from the coding sequence ATGAAAAAAATATTTTCAGGCATAAAAACTAATGCTTTTTGGAAAAACAGCTTACTCATTGTCCTAGGCTCGCTTATAACTGCTGTATCAATAAGTGTATTTATGGTGCCCTACAAAATTGCTCCGGGGGGAGTCAGCGGCATAGCCACTGTTATATATTATCTTACTAGCCAGAAGTTTCCTGTAGGAGCCATTATGCTGGTTTTGAATATTCCTTTATTTGTTTTTGGATTTAAATTTATAGGAAGAAAGTTTATTGTAAGGACTTTTTTCAGCACAATATTACTATCTGTTTTTATAGATTTTCTAGAGCCTTATACCAGGTATTTTGTAGATAATTATCTTGTTAAGGTGGAGCCTACTCCATCAGTTCCAGATCTGTTTTTATACAGCATATTCGGAGGTTTTCTAATGGGATTGGGATTGGGGATGGTCTTTAAAGCAGGTGCAACCACAGGCGGGAGTGACTTGGCTGCAAGAATTGCTAACCATTTTATAGCCAACCTGACCATGGGGCAGCTTATAATGATTATCGATACCGCTATAATCATCTGTGCAACCATAGCATTTAACAGTTTCCATCTGGGAATGTATGCGATAATTACTCTTTATATCTCTTCAAAGGTAATAGATGCTGTATTGGAAGGAGTGAATTTTGCCAAATCCGTTCTTATCATATCCGATAAATCCGACGAAATTGCTGCCCGGATAATGGATGTCATGGATAGAGGCGTAACTGCTTTAAGGGGAATCGGAATGTATACCGGCAAGGACAAAAATGTACTGCTTTGCATTGTTCATAGGGGGCAGCTACAGCAGCTGAAGGAAATAATAATGGAACTGGACAGCAACTCCTTTATTATCCTTACCGACATCAGAGAGGTTCTGGGAGAAGGTTTCAAAACCTATGACGGAAACTGA
- a CDS encoding CopG family ribbon-helix-helix protein — translation MSDLKKILVSLPDNLLKEVDEIIAVEKINRSEFVRKAMKLYIREKRRIEMRDKMKKGYQEMAEINARLAEMCFDADNEQQQKYEESLGELEI, via the coding sequence TTGTCAGATTTAAAAAAAATATTGGTGAGTCTTCCTGATAATTTATTAAAAGAGGTTGATGAAATTATTGCTGTTGAGAAAATAAACAGAAGTGAATTTGTCAGGAAAGCGATGAAGCTTTATATAAGAGAGAAAAGAAGAATCGAAATGAGGGATAAAATGAAAAAAGGCTACCAGGAGATGGCGGAGATTAATGCTAGACTGGCAGAAATGTGTTTTGATGCGGACAATGAGCAGCAGCAAAAATATGAGGAAAGTCTCGGGGAGTTGGAAATATAG
- a CDS encoding transketolase family protein, with translation MEKKIATREAYGSALLEFGGDPKIVVLDADLSKSTKTDLFKNKYPERFINMGIAEGNMMATAAGIATCNKTVFASTFAMFAAGRAFEQVRNSICYPALNVKIGATHAGITVGEDGASHQTVEDIALMRTIPNMTVISPADAVETRAAVKAAIETKGPFYLRLGRLACPVIFDENDYKFELGKGIEIAEGSDLTIISTGYMVHLSLEASKLLANEGIKARVVNIHTIKPIDKDIIVKAAKETGAILTVEEHSIIGGLGGAVAEVVVENYPVAMKRIGVNDQFGKSGKPEALLEKYGLTKEAIVAGAKELIGFKKK, from the coding sequence ATGGAAAAGAAAATAGCTACAAGGGAAGCTTATGGAAGTGCGTTGTTAGAATTTGGCGGTGATCCTAAAATAGTAGTTTTAGATGCGGATTTATCAAAATCCACTAAAACTGATTTATTTAAGAATAAATATCCTGAAAGATTTATAAATATGGGTATTGCTGAAGGCAATATGATGGCTACTGCTGCAGGAATAGCTACCTGTAATAAAACCGTGTTTGCAAGTACCTTTGCAATGTTTGCAGCAGGCAGGGCTTTCGAGCAGGTTAGAAACTCGATATGCTATCCGGCACTCAATGTTAAAATAGGTGCTACTCATGCAGGTATTACTGTAGGTGAGGATGGAGCGTCCCATCAAACCGTTGAAGATATTGCTCTTATGAGGACTATACCCAATATGACTGTTATAAGCCCTGCAGATGCTGTAGAAACAAGGGCTGCGGTGAAGGCTGCAATAGAAACAAAAGGGCCCTTTTATCTAAGATTGGGAAGACTTGCTTGTCCTGTAATATTCGATGAGAATGATTACAAATTTGAGCTGGGTAAAGGTATTGAAATAGCTGAAGGCAGTGATCTTACCATCATCAGTACCGGATATATGGTTCACCTTTCTTTAGAGGCTAGCAAACTTTTGGCAAATGAAGGAATAAAGGCCAGAGTTGTAAATATTCATACAATAAAGCCCATAGATAAGGACATAATAGTTAAAGCTGCGAAGGAAACGGGAGCAATACTTACAGTTGAAGAACACAGTATTATTGGCGGTCTCGGAGGTGCTGTAGCTGAGGTTGTTGTAGAAAACTATCCGGTTGCTATGAAGAGAATAGGGGTTAACGATCAATTCGGTAAGTCGGGTAAACCTGAAGCATTACTTGAAAAATACGGGCTTACAAAAGAGGCTATTGTTGCAGGTGCTAAGGAATTGATTGGCTTTAAAAAGAAATAA
- the csaB gene encoding polysaccharide pyruvyl transferase CsaB, with protein sequence MKVLHLIGGGDVGGAKTHVLSLVKELSKHIDVKLISFRKGVFADDAKAMGIDVEVIQSGNLLKDIRRVISIVQDENYVMTHSHGAKANMIAVIVSRYTKVPTVTTVHSDYRLDYLQSFIKRVTFGIINTIALRFIDYYVAVSKNFKDMLVNRRFLPNKIFTVYNGIDFDHDIGTYSKDKFAKKYNLNIDSSDILVGILVRLTPVKGLTVFINAAKEVIKNNPNVKFLIGGEGEEKKSLEAKVSSMGLSDNVLFLGFVNDPYEFMSNIDINVLTSISESFPYSILEGTRVKKATVSSNVGGLPDLIDHGVNGFLFNPGDHVKLSQYLLKLVNDRELREDMGNRIYLKASEKFSLKNMCKTQLDIYESVLQAKSLESHSDPDIIISGYYGFKNIGDDAMLMAITKNLRQHKKDAKIMVLSREPHETKGLYNVDSVFRFNLISILRSMKRGKLFINGGGNLIQDNTSTRSLIYYLLMIWLAKKRHMKVMLYANGIGPINRRINRKITKYVLNNADVITLRENCPSKQEIDNLLITTPKVLITADPATTIEPSPSEEIDKILLNEGIDGEGPFIGFSIRKWHNLDRYERVVADAADYVLKTHGLKPVFIPMHYPSDLAICERIASKMSGNAYIIKNKYSVPETIGIISRMDILVGMRLHALIFAACQAIPVVGLIYEPKVEGFLKSINQPSAGHVKDLDYDNLIALIEKVLKDKSNISRQLAGISDSLKEKAIENAKIAIDLL encoded by the coding sequence ATGAAAGTTCTTCATTTGATAGGCGGTGGAGATGTTGGCGGTGCCAAAACCCATGTTCTGTCGCTTGTAAAGGAATTGAGCAAACACATAGATGTCAAGCTGATAAGCTTTAGAAAAGGCGTTTTTGCCGATGACGCAAAGGCAATGGGTATAGACGTGGAAGTTATTCAATCCGGTAATTTATTAAAGGATATCAGGAGAGTCATTTCCATTGTACAGGATGAAAATTATGTGATGACCCATTCCCATGGTGCAAAGGCAAACATGATAGCAGTAATTGTAAGCCGCTATACCAAGGTTCCCACCGTAACAACAGTGCACAGTGATTACAGGCTGGATTATCTCCAGAGCTTCATAAAGAGGGTCACCTTCGGAATAATCAATACTATAGCCCTAAGGTTTATTGACTATTATGTTGCCGTCTCTAAGAATTTTAAAGACATGCTTGTAAACAGGAGATTTTTACCCAATAAAATCTTCACAGTTTATAATGGAATAGATTTTGATCATGATATAGGAACTTACTCTAAAGACAAGTTTGCAAAGAAATATAATCTTAACATTGATTCAAGCGATATACTTGTAGGTATACTTGTAAGATTGACTCCCGTTAAAGGACTTACTGTATTCATCAACGCTGCCAAAGAAGTAATTAAGAATAATCCTAATGTCAAGTTTCTTATAGGCGGTGAGGGTGAAGAAAAAAAATCCCTTGAAGCAAAAGTAAGCTCAATGGGACTATCGGATAATGTACTCTTTTTGGGTTTTGTAAACGATCCATACGAGTTCATGAGTAATATTGATATAAATGTATTGACATCCATAAGCGAAAGCTTTCCATACTCTATTCTTGAAGGTACAAGAGTAAAGAAAGCTACCGTAAGCAGCAATGTTGGAGGTCTGCCCGACCTTATTGATCATGGTGTAAATGGATTTCTCTTTAATCCTGGAGACCATGTAAAACTGTCCCAGTACCTTCTGAAGCTTGTTAATGATAGGGAGCTGAGGGAAGACATGGGCAATCGGATCTATCTAAAGGCCAGCGAAAAGTTCTCCCTTAAAAACATGTGCAAAACTCAACTGGATATATATGAATCTGTATTGCAGGCCAAGTCCTTAGAAAGCCACTCTGACCCTGATATAATAATATCAGGATATTACGGTTTCAAAAACATCGGGGATGATGCCATGCTTATGGCCATCACCAAAAACTTGCGTCAACATAAAAAGGACGCCAAAATTATGGTTTTATCCAGAGAGCCCCACGAAACAAAAGGCTTATACAATGTAGACTCTGTGTTTCGCTTCAACCTTATAAGCATTTTAAGGTCAATGAAGCGCGGTAAGCTTTTTATCAATGGCGGCGGTAATCTTATACAGGACAACACAAGCACCAGATCTCTTATTTATTACCTGTTAATGATCTGGTTGGCAAAAAAAAGGCATATGAAGGTTATGCTGTATGCAAACGGAATTGGCCCCATAAATAGGCGTATTAACAGAAAAATTACAAAATACGTTTTAAATAACGCCGATGTAATAACCTTGAGGGAAAACTGTCCTTCAAAGCAGGAAATTGACAATCTACTTATAACCACTCCAAAAGTTTTGATAACAGCAGATCCCGCTACCACTATTGAACCTTCACCCTCAGAGGAGATAGACAAAATTCTTCTTAATGAAGGAATTGATGGGGAGGGTCCATTCATTGGTTTTTCCATAAGGAAGTGGCATAACCTGGATAGGTATGAGCGGGTTGTAGCAGATGCTGCAGATTATGTATTAAAGACCCATGGGTTAAAGCCTGTTTTTATACCGATGCATTACCCTTCAGATCTTGCCATATGTGAAAGAATAGCTTCTAAAATGAGCGGAAATGCTTATATAATTAAAAATAAATACTCGGTTCCCGAAACAATAGGTATAATCAGCAGAATGGATATTCTTGTGGGCATGAGGCTCCATGCACTTATCTTTGCTGCCTGCCAGGCGATCCCCGTAGTAGGCCTCATTTATGAACCGAAGGTTGAAGGCTTCCTTAAATCAATAAACCAGCCTTCTGCAGGACATGTGAAGGACCTTGACTACGACAATCTCATAGCATTAATTGAAAAGGTGCTGAAGGACAAATCAAATATCAGCAGGCAATTGGCCGGAATATCGGATTCTCTTAAGGAAAAGGCCATTGAAAATGCTAAAATAGCCATAGATCTTTTATAG
- a CDS encoding FAD-dependent oxidoreductase produces MKDKIVRIGIFLVCLLFIYQFAVKPLIKKDGDIKEASSDLGWAKNDIIKEKDKYDVIVYGEEPEGLAASLAAARSGAKTLLVASGSDLGGLPCSSLDFNFEILKGVNNEALGGKIFKEIASQLGTTISSQKYKSVMKSLVEEEKDLQVVYGGVLVSATIDNESLYGINLVVDKKETSYYAKRFIDASKNGDLLFKCNVPFTKGADDLNLKNIYRPVGINFEVANVKWTDVEELLGQNKIARLKDVLSQYQPIHPEFKLGKVGFFDEGDQKVIVQGIEAFDIDVSDHKAVEKAYVKAVEETKNFAGFLKDRLIPFQNSVYESTADKFIINDYRHFKGEHVLSINEALENTDFIDKIAVVSNSIVAYSQGDSKEKYVIGKPALFSIPLGCTIPKDIDNLYMVGDKISYSSLVSSGTTGYSTSMTVGESAGVAAVYSIVKNQRPREFLNKGSKVENMNELNKLLIKLGAYLPNFKIKNPNVDSWVYPSIRQLNTLGIISSGNNNDYKLDKEATQKEFAALLLNGVARLAPEKYSLELDERLRPYFTDKGLTLDKAAEILLAMNGQSSHTLEAYIKACTKGLINDAMALRLRDKKILTLNHVYELSAYNISLYTGKDFPQK; encoded by the coding sequence ATGAAGGATAAGATTGTAAGAATCGGCATATTTCTTGTTTGTTTGTTGTTCATATATCAATTTGCAGTAAAGCCCCTTATTAAAAAGGATGGTGATATTAAAGAGGCAAGCAGCGATCTTGGTTGGGCAAAGAATGACATAATAAAAGAAAAAGACAAATATGATGTGATCGTTTATGGAGAAGAGCCAGAGGGATTGGCGGCTTCTTTGGCAGCGGCCAGATCAGGAGCTAAAACGCTGCTTGTGGCTTCAGGCAGCGATCTAGGGGGACTGCCTTGCAGTTCCCTTGATTTTAATTTTGAGATTTTAAAGGGGGTAAATAATGAAGCCTTAGGCGGTAAAATCTTTAAAGAAATAGCCTCTCAGTTGGGTACAACTATTTCTTCTCAAAAATATAAAAGTGTAATGAAAAGCCTCGTTGAAGAGGAGAAAGATCTTCAAGTGGTTTACGGTGGTGTTTTGGTATCCGCAACCATAGATAATGAATCATTATACGGAATAAACCTCGTTGTGGATAAAAAGGAGACAAGCTATTATGCAAAAAGATTTATTGATGCTTCAAAGAACGGCGATCTTCTTTTTAAGTGCAATGTTCCTTTTACTAAAGGTGCAGACGATCTAAATCTAAAAAATATATACAGGCCTGTGGGTATAAACTTTGAGGTTGCCAATGTGAAATGGACGGATGTGGAAGAGTTGCTGGGTCAAAATAAAATTGCAAGGCTTAAGGATGTACTGTCCCAATACCAGCCTATACACCCTGAGTTCAAATTGGGTAAAGTTGGATTTTTTGACGAGGGAGATCAGAAGGTTATAGTTCAAGGAATTGAAGCCTTTGACATAGATGTTTCAGACCATAAGGCTGTTGAGAAAGCATATGTTAAAGCGGTGGAAGAAACAAAAAACTTCGCAGGCTTTCTAAAAGACAGGCTTATTCCCTTCCAGAATTCAGTTTATGAAAGTACCGCAGACAAGTTTATTATAAATGACTACAGGCATTTTAAGGGTGAACATGTATTAAGCATAAATGAAGCCCTTGAAAACACCGATTTTATAGACAAGATTGCAGTTGTATCAAATTCTATTGTTGCCTACTCGCAGGGAGACTCCAAAGAAAAATATGTGATTGGAAAGCCTGCCTTGTTTTCCATACCTTTAGGATGTACAATACCTAAAGATATTGACAACTTATATATGGTTGGGGACAAAATATCATACTCTTCACTTGTTTCAAGCGGTACAACGGGCTATAGTACTAGTATGACAGTTGGGGAATCGGCTGGCGTGGCTGCTGTCTACTCAATTGTAAAAAATCAAAGACCGCGGGAGTTTTTAAATAAAGGGTCAAAGGTTGAGAACATGAACGAGTTAAACAAGCTGCTTATAAAGCTGGGGGCGTATCTTCCAAATTTTAAGATAAAAAATCCCAATGTAGACAGCTGGGTTTATCCCTCTATCAGGCAGCTGAACACTTTGGGCATCATATCGAGTGGAAACAACAATGACTACAAACTTGACAAGGAAGCAACACAAAAGGAATTTGCTGCTCTTCTGTTAAACGGTGTGGCAAGGCTTGCACCTGAAAAGTACTCCCTTGAGCTTGATGAACGATTGAGACCATACTTTACGGATAAAGGCCTTACACTGGATAAAGCAGCAGAAATTCTCCTTGCCATGAACGGGCAATCATCTCATACCCTAGAAGCATATATCAAAGCCTGTACAAAAGGTCTTATCAATGACGCCATGGCTCTAAGGCTGAGGGATAAGAAAATCCTAACACTAAATCATGTTTATGAGCTTAGTGCATATAATATTTCACTATACACTGGTAAAGATTTTCCTCAAAAATAG
- a CDS encoding type II toxin-antitoxin system PemK/MazF family toxin, translating to MVIKRGDIFYADLSPVIGSEQGGVRPVLIVQNDIGNKYSPTVIAAAITSQINKAKLPTHIEIGAMEYGLAKDSVILLEQIRTIDKMRIREKIGRLDEELMDKVNDAISISFGLTDI from the coding sequence GTGGTAATAAAGCGTGGAGATATTTTTTATGCCGATTTGAGTCCTGTTATAGGGTCTGAACAAGGAGGCGTAAGGCCTGTTTTGATTGTTCAGAATGACATTGGCAATAAGTATAGCCCTACAGTAATAGCAGCAGCCATTACATCCCAGATTAACAAGGCAAAGCTTCCTACCCATATAGAAATTGGAGCTATGGAATATGGCCTTGCCAAGGATTCGGTTATACTTTTAGAGCAGATCAGGACAATTGATAAAATGAGGATTCGAGAAAAGATAGGTCGTTTGGATGAAGAGTTGATGGATAAAGTAAACGATGCCATCAGTATTAGTTTTGGATTAACAGATATATGA
- the alr gene encoding alanine racemase, which yields MEQKFNRAWAEVDLDAIAHNLREIRRITNKKSEIMGVVKADAYGHGVMEVVRTILENGATCLAVSMLDEAIQLRKNNIDVPILILSYTDPIRAADIIKYNVTQAVFSHDLARALSEEAVRQKRNVKIHIKIDTGMTRVGFMPGYSAVKNVLEISKLPRIVVEGLFTHFASADEKDKSYTEMQFERFMGICSELNRIGVYIPVKHVANSAAIIEFPSMHLNLVRPGIIQYGMYPSNEVDAKKIDLKSAMTLKANVILVKEVENNTCISYGRTFKTSRVSKIATIPIGYADGYTRLMSNKGKVLINGEFAPVVGRVCMDQCLVDVTDLASEVSVGDEVVLFGKQGSNEISVEEIASIIGTINYEVVCIIGKRIPRVYLKGGKIQKVLNYLI from the coding sequence ATGGAGCAGAAATTTAACAGGGCATGGGCCGAAGTTGATCTTGATGCTATTGCCCACAATTTAAGGGAAATAAGAAGAATAACAAATAAAAAATCGGAAATAATGGGAGTAGTAAAGGCAGATGCATATGGACATGGTGTTATGGAAGTGGTGAGAACCATTTTGGAAAACGGGGCTACATGTCTTGCCGTGTCAATGCTTGATGAGGCCATACAGCTTAGAAAAAACAATATTGATGTGCCCATATTGATTTTAAGCTATACAGATCCTATAAGAGCTGCCGATATAATAAAATATAATGTTACTCAGGCAGTTTTCAGCCATGATCTTGCAAGAGCATTGTCTGAAGAAGCTGTGAGGCAGAAAAGGAATGTAAAAATCCATATTAAAATAGACACCGGTATGACCAGGGTAGGCTTTATGCCCGGGTACAGTGCTGTAAAAAATGTATTGGAAATAAGCAAGCTTCCAAGAATTGTTGTCGAGGGTCTTTTTACACATTTTGCTTCAGCGGACGAGAAGGACAAAAGCTACACAGAGATGCAGTTTGAAAGGTTCATGGGGATCTGCAGCGAGCTTAACAGGATAGGTGTGTATATACCTGTGAAGCATGTTGCCAACAGTGCAGCCATTATTGAATTTCCCAGCATGCACCTAAATCTTGTGAGGCCGGGCATTATCCAATACGGAATGTATCCGTCCAATGAGGTTGATGCAAAAAAAATCGACCTAAAATCTGCTATGACTTTGAAAGCAAATGTAATACTTGTGAAGGAAGTTGAGAATAATACATGTATAAGTTATGGCAGAACATTTAAGACTTCCAGGGTAAGTAAAATTGCAACAATACCTATAGGATATGCTGATGGTTATACCAGACTTATGAGTAACAAGGGAAAGGTTTTGATAAATGGAGAGTTTGCTCCTGTAGTTGGGCGTGTGTGCATGGATCAGTGTCTCGTAGATGTCACCGATCTTGCAAGTGAAGTATCTGTCGGTGATGAAGTGGTTTTGTTCGGAAAACAGGGAAGTAATGAAATCTCCGTAGAAGAAATTGCTTCAATCATCGGAACTATTAACTATGAAGTTGTATGTATAATAGGGAAAAGAATACCAAGAGTTTATTTGAAGGGAGGTAAAATCCAAAAGGTATTGAACTATCTGATTTAA
- a CDS encoding transketolase, which translates to MDIQKINELKRYATIIRKDIIEQVYSASSGHPGGSMSCADILSVLYFKEMRVDPKNPQWGDRDRFVLSKGHCSPALYGALAEKGFFPKEDLHTFRKVDSYLEGHPSMKSVPGVDMSTGSLGQGISAAVGMALAGKLDGKDYRVYSILGDGEIQEGQVWEALMCAAHYKLDNLTVFLDHNGLQIDGKIAEVLSPEPVKEKFEAFGFKVIVINGHEHQQIIEALDEAKKTKDKPVMVVAETIKGKGVSFMEDKAGWHGSAPNKEQRDAAIAELDEFLAKLEVE; encoded by the coding sequence ATGGATATCCAGAAGATTAATGAATTAAAGCGTTATGCAACAATAATCCGCAAGGATATTATTGAGCAGGTTTACAGTGCATCCTCAGGGCATCCTGGAGGATCAATGTCTTGTGCAGATATTTTATCAGTCCTTTACTTTAAGGAAATGAGGGTTGACCCAAAGAATCCTCAATGGGGGGACAGGGATCGTTTTGTTCTTTCAAAGGGTCATTGTTCACCGGCACTGTACGGTGCTTTGGCAGAAAAAGGTTTTTTTCCTAAGGAAGACTTACATACCTTTAGAAAAGTTGACAGCTACCTTGAAGGGCATCCAAGCATGAAATCGGTCCCTGGAGTTGATATGTCAACCGGCTCTTTAGGCCAGGGTATTTCGGCTGCAGTAGGGATGGCTTTAGCAGGCAAGCTTGATGGAAAAGACTATAGAGTCTATTCAATTTTAGGAGACGGTGAGATTCAGGAAGGACAGGTTTGGGAGGCACTTATGTGTGCAGCACATTATAAGCTGGATAACCTTACTGTATTCCTCGACCATAACGGCCTTCAGATTGACGGTAAAATTGCCGAGGTTCTTTCGCCTGAGCCGGTGAAGGAAAAGTTTGAAGCTTTCGGCTTTAAAGTTATTGTTATAAACGGTCATGAACACCAGCAGATAATTGAAGCCTTGGATGAAGCTAAAAAAACTAAGGACAAACCGGTAATGGTTGTTGCTGAAACAATAAAAGGTAAAGGCGTATCTTTTATGGAAGATAAGGCAGGATGGCATGGCTCGGCTCCCAACAAAGAGCAGAGAGATGCGGCTATAGCTGAGTTGGATGAGTTTTTGGCTAAATTGGAGGTCGAATAA